In the genome of Oncorhynchus gorbuscha isolate QuinsamMale2020 ecotype Even-year unplaced genomic scaffold, OgorEven_v1.0 Un_scaffold_766, whole genome shotgun sequence, one region contains:
- the LOC124020190 gene encoding zinc finger protein 239-like: protein MKEDEGEITVTLEEEGKTGDLINTRERPDSEEPETSKPTRRHHCSHCGKSFNHLRDLQRHERIHTGEKPFQCSQCGKSFSLLASLKRHERTHTGEKPHHCSQCGKSFTQLGHLKVHERIHTGEKPYHCSQCGKSFNRKESLKEHERIHTVQKQEKPYHCSHCVKGFTELGDLKMHERIHTCDKSFQCFQCGKSFSASGCLKRHERTHTGEKRHHCSQCGKSFNRNEHLKEHERIHTGDKPYHCSQCKKSFAWLGHMRRHERTHTGDKDVGC from the coding sequence GAGAAAGACCAGACTCAGAGGAACCAGAGACGTCCAAACCAACAAGACGACACCACTGCtcccactgtggaaagagttttaaccaTTTAAGGGACCTGCAacgacatgagagaatacacacaggggagaagcctttccaatgctcccagtgtggaaaaagTTTTTCCTTGTTAGCGAGCCTGAAACgacatgagaggacacacacaggagagaagcctcatcactgctcccagtgtggaaagagttttacccagttAGGACACCTGAAAGTGCACGAGaggatacacacaggggagaagccctaccactgctcccaatgtggaaagagttttaaccgGAAAGAATCCCTGAAAGAGCATGAAAGAATACACACAGTGCAGAAGCAAGAGAAACCGTACCACTGCTCCCACTGTGTAAAGGGTTTTACCGAGTTAGGGGACCTGAAAatgcatgagagaatacacacatgcGATAAATCTTTCCAATGcttccagtgtggaaagagtttttccGCGTCAGGGTGCCTGAAAAgacatgagagaacacacacaggggaaaaACGTcatcactgctcccagtgtggaaagagttttaaccgGAACGAACACTTGAAAgagcatgagagaatacacacaggagacaaaccctaccactgctcccaatgtaaAAAGAGTTTTGCCTGGTTAGGACACATGAGAAgacatgagagaacacacacaggagataaggatgtaggctgctga